The following proteins come from a genomic window of Nicotiana tomentosiformis chromosome 12, ASM39032v3, whole genome shotgun sequence:
- the LOC104086318 gene encoding RING-H2 finger protein ATL46-like has translation MGALTKLYLHFQQRQLAKNRCKESIDEKSSKFVYRRSIKKLIMGLSDGKEPLECAICISEFKYGDKGRKLENCSHMFHENCLGKWLMHGNGQSTCPLCRDIIILENIFEKQIKDEDEGQTKNSFEEELAMLLLSRLSCSSCWQRC, from the exons ATGGGGGCTCTCACTAAACTCTACCTTCATTTCCA ACAAAGACAGCTCGCGAAAAACAGGTGCAAGGAAAGTATAGACGAGAAGAGCTCCAAATTTGTTTACAGAAGATCAATTAAAAAGTTAATTATGGGGTTATCAGATGGAAAAGAGCCACTTGAATGTGCGATTTGCATATCAGAATTCAAGTATGGAGATAAGGGTAGAAAGCTTGAGAATTGCAGTCATATGTTCCATGAAAACTGTTTGGGAAAATGGCTAATGCATGGGAATGGGCAATCGACTTGTCCACTTTGTCGAGATATTATAATATTGGAAAATATATTTGAGAAACAGATAAAAGATGAAGATGAAGGACAAACGAAGAATAGCTTTGAGGAAGAGTTAGCTATGCTTTTGCTATCTAGGTTGAGTTGTAGTAGTTGTTGGCAAAGGTGTTAA